In one window of Plasmodium berghei ANKA genome assembly, chromosome: 14 DNA:
- a CDS encoding AP2 domain transcription factor AP2-G3, putative: protein MNNRGNYPQINDEMKCIENENMNCKLNNEHNTNYNNSQINSYNNNYSGVHENNELTNSNLCLNSNILQNNYYNNKIKDSQRYYKKRILIDHKNNMNNSEIHEYNCDSEKYREKMYSNSTINIGNYRNYINKDNCDYNINMYNNTNKIENTNIHMLNETNKNYNYPNNSKYHKIYTECNNDHISGENNYTKCLNSIINNGNIGDITKNNFPASNNNSANFNDQCNDIKNKNNSSNNFQQYNNSFVYGQNMSNEDSTNNNQYYEYVNHNFNMRLPNGTTNYLDNGISRNSSNSNNIKENYLLRNNMIHSLEDPRYNTNNSDNNNYEENSFNNHNYPNSSGEYNDNYRNEDRNIHGWNYNTYYNNNCNNPIGEDSDSNLGNNSDSNICNNTVTNSNNNTVNIMINNSNGTIMNSNTGDNNINDNVNNNVDTVLYKYNIKNNTDHMILFTDNEKGRFDSNNNIYMNNNYLTVDQCYANDTINGKNTSRCTNTSINIDSSNPTIATSSIYDDNTISNKTIGNNNYMFNVTTQNCDMINSNITTKYDTSFLSNFEQDDNECNTENDLDIDTVSDDYYNKTNYRYENISQRNSNNNAFDARDSGGSIANLDSINDSDLFNQYNNPGLNGIVNKFSGNTNINGHISRENSNGSNKKYSNSIPKNNEIAMRSYQTVGNYKQYSENKNFIYSDTDMCNNIENSRNAQDYENKLNGLNSQGVEITYIRKDDDNINTQNVKYNKYQKNDKLSINSISNNSNNNYIPSKSNNPSNYVLDNYNLNESCNILNNNGSITSLINISNSTDKLNNYNYNSLNNINMKDSNINMGHLEKYSINVVNNILITNPKEYKNSTQIENIENTQLLYNDGNNSDAMSATKCSNNNNGTNYRKMNNNIIFYHNKNIETKEGTYRICKNTNKNSVSGSIYNQLYDKTFESNNLPNYNIKNENIDNIAFLLNLNNQKNNRLSNNSKNYNNMNVMANDEHDTHYISSMNNMKNTNTKYYSNTNKNINSENTYDYLTNQPYDVNICTSSGSNNNINRDNNIYNGYGNKNNNDYTQWVLNSRHMGSEENKSSISMGNGYNANSYLVDNNNNMVHSNSRNANKSLPALCDNNMHNNYMPLKKYYENNYNSKNNNIRSNPNVCTDNSNDIDSDIANDMNNLNMLIIPKIKGVRFDKSGRRWVASWSQNGNQKRQYFPIKKFGKAQAKYLAIYARIKAVKCMQKKTNKNPENKRSYSKKLTNKDKTKQEKDETQNMEYFNDTGEDYTDKFIPYENNLCHNGSESSANKTDELYNESEDENYTKKFSRYMTEENYKLLAKVTSNTTEFNNYMNGHNKTENNLHTLSRDINQNENPTINTNIENGDDNTDKNSNSSSEVDDKQSCLEEKTNINNYIKETGNIQMEQYAHNINNNINNPSDSYNFNMNGNSLSEEKKDKIYEVPENTMNIEIPYSNLTNELKDNQNNTIQFGKCPNMVTNNNDITSNKFANNTNNNSNLKNDNENTEACENNIQNTLESINNTNSYSSEPSNTNNDQTGKGENLLLQINDEVNSNEQMLIQNEESSNATIKNDENASEKNDKEFYDPNVVTNNVNDNNINEKLKNMILLIERLNKKNMKIIKNTNEKINIQFIENEVTINNQNDNYINNIHQINTLNFNDKLLLLKMLKEYYMKGNCLKNNTSNDLAVNKGGNKLTNINQNFEPIEDRNTNTNNVDNVDISNQDDDNDDNNNLISEKLEKEIHSKSKKHTTERTYDNYADVNNKKVKTSYEDISNIMIQGVDKNDILSVKEKTNDITKSDGNSNNGLLNCGELQNNEVTNEMNKNKKNTNDSNIPDNGSTNIGLLAHVKNEIIKKLNDTISCKSNNQVEFKEDLKKNITEKGENTLIFKTNNQNHGDEEQQNDSYNVNSLNVKNDQENTTNDDAATISTSTASIKKIYNNEENINNKNNDKNEICDPDDLPKDIDCNIPNNNHSGQSNFFFKNYYTYENPNNVNNIGLNSNNNYEYNCNNSGNYQIDGNINNNCEENDGEDTNENHKHTKKVESLSSYPSTVINGICNKIPQINNVTSKELQFHDYTKQTSFNNNSLKHNNSYQDFSITSENANSKKFIPYNIGNKNNLTIASISTIHEPTDASTIGSPQRSYPNDHLICELNHEQNINDSKIDTSYYEGNKANFIRNVLHMNTGNDILINDTNELESDINDDAFNETHETTNMDEINKSRDYCNDLDKNQIDHSQYKQYTEHVKNNDKGHIIHAFPQYSFGNHYDSKNNFSKIIPTSEKGHNNGYPVIADTKNGLRNTKNMDNINDMSNNLSSNENTPNYVNINKEYKNVHISELTDIDRTRMSNIPYLIRNEYDNFYSKNDLFYDPNYSTHNKHIDSNNSNIIEKGNNILLQNGFNVDMNIPYMNLTSLPSSVIVNEQICIEEDQKNDISFLNTQLFNYKHNMDIMQNAMNPNNDHENVQHTGDNNGTLYNSRNNNTNNISDNAYNIPTNNTAYISQMEM from the coding sequence atgaataaccGTGGGAATTATCCCCAAATTAATGACGAAATGAAATgtatagaaaatgaaaatatgaattgTAAGTTAAATAACGAACATAATAccaattataataatagccAAATAAACTcgtataataataattattcaGGTGTACACGAAAATAATGAACTAACAAATAGCAATTTATGCttaaattcaaatatactacaaaataattattataataacaaaataaaagacTCGCAGagatattataaaaaacgTATTTTGATagatcataaaaataatatgaacaatTCTGAAATACATGAGTATAATTGTGATAGTGAAAAATATCgtgaaaaaatgtatagTAATTCTACTATTAATATTGGAAACTACAGaaactatataaataaagataattgtgattataatattaatatgtataataatacgaataaaattgaaaatacaaatattcaTATGTTAAATGAAacgaataaaaattataattatccaaataattcaaaatatcataaaatatatacagaATGTAATAATGACCATATATCAGGAGAAAACAACTATACCAAATGTCTCAACagtattattaataatggTAATATAGGTGATATcactaaaaataatttcccTGCaagcaataataatagtgcAAATTTTAATGATCAATGTAacgatataaaaaataaaaataatagtagtaataattttcaacaatataataattcatttgTATATGGACAAAATATGTCTAATGAAGATAGtactaataataatcaatattatgaatatgtaaatcataattttaatatgagACTCCCAAATGGCACTACAAATTATCTGGATAACGGAATAAGTAGAAATAGTagtaatagtaataatattaaagaaaattatttattgcGAAATAATATGATTCATTCTTTGGAAGATCCAAGATATAATACCAATAACTCTGATAATAACAACTACGAGGAAAATAGTTTTAATAATCATAATTATCCAAACAGCTCTGGtgaatataatgataattataGGAATGAAGATAGAAACATACATGGATGGAATTACaatacatattataataataattgtaaTAATCCTATTGGTGAAGATAGTGATAGTAATTTGGGAAATAATAGTGACAGTaatatttgtaataataCTGTTActaatagtaataataatacagtTAATATAATGATCAACAATAGTAATGGTACAATTATGAATAGTAATACTggagataataatattaacgACAATGTAAATAACAATGTTGATACTGttctttataaatataacataaaaaataatactgaTCACATGATTTTATTCACagataatgaaaaaggTAGATTtgattcaaataataatatatatatgaataataattatttaactGTAGACCAATGTTATGCAAATGATACTATTAATGGGAAAAATACAAGCCGATGTACAAATACTAGTATCAATATTGATAGTAGTAATCCAACTATTGCAACTAGTAGTATTTATGATGATAATACTATTAGTAATAAAACTATTGGTAATAATAACTATATGTTTAATGTTACTACACAAAATTGTGATATGataaattcaaatattaCTACAAAATATGATACTTCGTTTTTAAGTAATTTTGAACAAGATGATAATGAATGCAATACTGAAAATGACTTAGATATTGATACAGTATCTGATGACTATTATAACAAAACTAATTATAGATATGAAAATATCAGCCAAAGAAATTCTAACAATAATGCTTTCGATGCTAGGGATTCTGGAGGAAGTATCGCCAATCTGGACAGTATAAATGATTCTGATTTATTTAACCAATATAACAATCCAGGTTTAAACGGAATAGTTAACAAATTTTCTGGTAATACTAATATTAATGGGCATATAAGTAGGGAAAATAGTAATGGTAGCAATAAAAAGTATAGCAATTCTATTCcgaaaaataatgaaatagcAATGCGTTCATATCAAACTGTGGgaaattataaacaatattcagaaaataaaaattttatttattctgATACAGATATgtgtaataatatagaaaatagtAGAAACGCCCAAGATTatgaaaacaaattaaatggGCTAAATTCGCAAGGTGTAgaaataacatatatacGAAAAGAcgatgataatataaatacccaaaatgttaaatataataaatatcaaaaaaatgacaaaCTTAGTATTAACAGCATAAGTAATAATagcaataataattatataccTTCTAAAAGCAATAATCCTTCTAATTATGTTTTAGATAATtacaatttaaatgaatCCTGTAATATCCTTAATAACAATGGGAGTATAACTTCACTTATTAATATAAGTAACAGTACAGACAAactaaataattataattacaaCAGTTtaaataacataaatatgaaGGATTCGAATATTAATATGGGCCatttggaaaaatattCTATCAACGTTGTGaacaatatattaataaccAATCCTAaggaatataaaaattctaCACAAATTGAGAATATAGAGAATACACAACTATTGTATAATGATGGAAATAATAGCGATGCTATGAGTGCTACTAAATGCAGcaacaataataatggaactaattatagaaaaatgaataataatataatattttatcataacaaaaatattgagACAAAAGAAGGGACATATAGAATTTGCAAAAatactaataaaaattctgTGTCAggaagtatatataatcagttatatgataaaacttttgaatcaaataatttaccaaattataatataaaaaatgaaaatattgataatatagctttcttattaaatttaaataatcaaaaaaataatagactcagtaataattctaaaaattataataatatgaatgtCATGGCTAATGATGAACATGATACTCATTATATTAGTAGCatgaataatatgaaaaataccaacacaaaatattatagcaatacaaataaaaatataaatagtgAAAATACTTATGATTATTTAACTAACCAACCATATGATGTCAATATTTGCACCTCCAGCGgaagtaataataatataaacagagataacaatatatataacggATATggtaataaaaacaataatgaCTATACTCAATGGGTATTAAACTCTAGGCATATGGGTTCTGAAGAGAATAAATCATCTATAAGTATGGGGAATGGTTATAATGCGAACAGTTATTTagttgataataataataatatggtTCATAGTAATAGTAGAAATGCAAATAAATCATTACCTGCATTGtgtgataataatatgcataacaattatatgccattaaaaaaatattacgaaaataattacaacagtaaaaataataatataagaaGCAATCCAAACGTATGTACTGACAATAGCAATGATATAGATAGTGATATAGCTAATGACATGAATAATTTGAATATGCTAATTATCCCTAAAATTAAAGGAGTTCGTTTTGACAAGTCAGGGCGACGATGGGTAGCTAGTTGGAGTCAAAATGGAAATCAAAAAAGACAATATTTTCCTATCAAGAAATTTGGTAAAGCACAAGCAAAATATTTAGCAATTTATGCACGAATAAAAGCTGTTAAATgcatgcaaaaaaaaacaaataaaaatcccgaaaataaaagatcatactctaaaaaattaacaaataaagataaaacaaaacaagaaaaagatgaaactcaaaatatggaatattttaatgataCTGGAGAAGATTATACAGATAAATTTATAccttatgaaaataatttatgcCACAATGGAAGCGAAAGTAGTGCCAACAAAACCgatgaattatataatgagTCAGAGgatgaaaattatacaaaaaaatttagtAGATATATGACTGAGGAAAACTATAAATTATTGGCTAAGGTTACGTCCAATACAACtgaatttaataattatatgaacGGTCACAATAAAacagaaaataatttacataCTCTTTCAAGGGATATTaatcaaaatgaaaatcctactattaatacaaatatagaGAATGGTGACGACAATACTGATAAAAACAGTAATAGTAGTAGTGAAGTTGATGATAAGCAAAGTTGTTtagaagaaaaaacaaatataaataactaCATTAAAGAGACTGGAAATATTCAAATGGAGCAGTATGCTcacaatataaataataacataaataatcCTAGCGAcagttataattttaatatgaaTGGAAATTCATTATCAgaggaaaaaaaagataaaatttACGAAGTACCGGAAAATACAATGAACATCGAAATACCATATTCTAATTTAACCAACGAATTAAAGGacaatcaaaataatacaattcAGTTTGGAAAATGTCCAAATATGGTAAccaataataatgatattacTTCGAATAAATTTGCGAATAATAccaataataatagcaatttaaaaaatgacaaCGAGAATACTGAAGCATGTGAAAacaatattcaaaatacTTTGGaaagtataaataatacaaattcTTATTCATCAGAACCTagtaatacaaataatgaCCAAACAGGAAAAGGAGAGAATTTGCTACtacaaataaatgatgaagTTAATTCAAATGAACAGATGCTGATTCAGAATGAAGAAAGTAGTAACGCTACCATTAAGAATGATGAAAACGCTTcggaaaaaaatgataaagagTTTTATGATCCAAATGTAGTAACAAATAAtgtaaatgataataacattaatgaaaaattaaaaaacatgaTATTGCTAATCGAAAGAttaaataagaaaaatatgaaaataataaaaaacacaaatgaaaaaataaacatacaATTTATCGAAAATGAGGTCACTATTAATAAtcaaaatgataattatattaataatattcatcaaataaatacattaaattttaatgataaattattattattaaaaatgttaaaagaatattatatgaaagGAAATTGTTTGAAGAATAATACTTCGAACGATTTGGCTGTTAATAAAGGGGGAAATAAACTAACCAATATTaatcaaaattttgaaCCCATTGAAGATCGAAACACAAATACGAATAATGTTGATAATGTAGATATTTCGAATCAGGATGATgataatgatgataataataatttgatctcagaaaaattagaaaaagaaattcaCAGTAAATCTAAAAAACATACAACTGAAAGAACATATGATAATTATGCtgatgtaaataataaaaaagtaaaaacaAGCTATGAAGATATTAGCAATATTATGATACAAGGCGTGGATAAAAACGACATATTAAGTGTTAaggaaaaaacaaatgataTCACCAAAAGTGATGGGAATAGTAACAATGGCTTATTGAATTGTGGAGAGTTGCAAAATAATGAGGTAACAAAcgaaatgaataaaaataagaaaaatactAATGATTCAAATATACCGGATAATGGTAGTACCAACATAGGATTATTAGCTCatgttaaaaatgaaattatcaaaaaattaaatgacaCAATCAGTTGCAAATCAAATAATCAAGTAGAATTTAAAGaggatttaaaaaaaaacataactGAAAAGGGAGAAAATACACTCATATTTAAAACGAATAATCAAAACCATGGTGATGAAGAACAACAAAATGATTCATATAATGTGAATTCTTTGAATGTGAAAAATGATCAAGAAAATACAACAAATGATGATGCAGCAACTATATCCACTTCAACAGCatctattaaaaaaatttataacaatgaagaaaatataaataacaagaataatgataaaaatgaaatatgtGACCCAGATGATTTGCCTAAAGATATAGATTGCAATATTCCTAATAATAATCATTCTGGTCaatcaaattttttttttaaaaattattatacatatgaaAATCCAAATAATGTGAATAATATTGGACTAaattctaataataattatgaatataattgCAACAATTCTGGAAATTATCAAATAGATggtaatattaataataactGCGAGGAAAATGATGGTGAAGATACTAATGAAAATCATAAACATACAAAAAAAGTTGAATCATTAAGTTCATACCCAAGTACTGTTATTAATGGGatttgtaataaaatacCTCAGATAAATAATGTCACATCAAAAGAATTACAATTTCATGACTATACCAAGCAGAcatcatttaataataattcgtTAAAACATAATAACTCTTATCAGGATTTTTCTATAACATCTGAAAATGCCAAttctaaaaaatttataccCTATAATATtggtaataaaaataacctTACAATTGCATCTATTTCTACTATTCATGAACCCACTGATGCATCCACAATTGGTAGCCCTCAAAGAAGTTACCCCAATGATCATTTAATATGCGAACTGAATcatgaacaaaatattaatgatagTAAAATTGATACAAGCTATTATGAAGGAAATAAAGCAAATTTTATCAGAAATGTATTACATATGAATACTGGGAACGATATTTTGATTAATGACACCAATGAACTTGAAAGTGATATAAATGATGATGCTTTTAATGAAACCCATGAAACTACTAATATGGatgaaattaataaaagcAGAGATTATTGTAATGATTTAgataaaaatcaaattgATCATTCACAATATAAGCAATATACAGAGcatgttaaaaataatgataaaggTCATATTATTCATGCTTTTCCACAATATTCTTTTGGAAATCATTATGATagcaaaaataatttttcgaAAATAATACCCACAAGTGAAAAAGGGCATAATAATGGTTATCCAGTAATTGCAGatacaaaaaatggattacgtaatacaaaaaatatggataatattaatgatatGAGTAATAACCTTTCTAGCAATGAAAACACTCCCAATTATgtcaatataaataaagaatataaaaatgtgcaTATTTCTGAATTAACTGATATTGATAGAACAAGGATGAGCAATATCCCATATTTAATAAGAAATGAATACgataatttttattcaaaaaatgatttattttatgatcCTAATTATTCTACAcataataaacatatagatagtaataatagtaatattaTCGAAAAAgggaataatatattacttCAAAATGGCTTTAATGTTGATATGAATATACCTTATATGAATTTAACCAGTTTACCATCTTCTGTTATTGTAAATGAACAAATATGTATAGAAGAAgatcaaaaaaatgatatatcttttttGAATACACaactttttaattataaacataatatGGACATTATGCAAAATGCAATGAATCCTAACAATGATCATGAAAATGTTCAACATACGGGAGATAATAATGGAACCTTATATAATAGCcgtaataataatactaataatattagcgataatgcatataatattccTACGAATAATACTGCATATATAAGCCAGATGGAAATGTAA
- a CDS encoding zinc finger protein, putative, which yields MDNTWRCESCLVVNSNDAEECECCMQKRSTNNTNKTNDSNETTSNIVNDNKDSNAQKVNTNENEQDTKINESEKKVKISTVEGGGFMPSVELTNNKNESESKSVFLTGIDSNKSLKNEENSSDDKQKNTKNKTKERKRGDKRERQPSSRIQPARKCTQKKICYKT from the coding sequence ATGGATAATACCTGGAGATGTGAATCATGTTTAGTTGTAAACTCAAATGATGCAGAAGAGTGTGAATGTTGTATGCAAAAAAGATCCACCAATAATactaataaaacaaatgacAGTAATGAAACAACTAGCAATATTGTTAACGATAATAAAGATAGTAATGCTCAAAAAGTAAATACTAATGAAAATGAGCAagatacaaaaataaatgaaagtgaaaaaaaagtcaAAATTTCAACTGTAGAAGGGGGAGGTTTTATGCCTTCTGTAGAATtgacaaataataaaaatgaatctGAATCAAAAAGCGTATTTTTAACAGGTATAGATAGTAATAAATCCCtcaaaaatgaagaaaattcTTCAGAtgataaacaaaaaaatactaaaaataaaactaaaGAACGAAAAAGGGGTGATAAAAGAGAAAGACAACCATCCTCAAGAATACAACCAGCGAGAAAATgtacacaaaaaaaaatatgctataaaacataa